A single window of Rana temporaria chromosome 1, aRanTem1.1, whole genome shotgun sequence DNA harbors:
- the LOC120924832 gene encoding 60S ribosomal protein L30-like: MVAAKKTKKSLESINSRLQLVMKSGKYVLGYKQTLKRIREGKAKLVILANNCPALRKSEIEYYAMLAKTGVHHYSGNNIELGAACGKYYRVCTLAIIDPGDSDIIRSMPEQQPIEK; this comes from the coding sequence ATGGTGGCCGCCAAGAAGACGAAAAAGTCCCTGGAGTCAATTAACTCAAGGCTCCAGCTTGTAATGAAAAGTGGCAAATATGTCCTGGGTTACAAGCAGACATTGAAAAGAATCCGCGAGGGCAAGGCCAAGCTCGTCATTCTCGCTAACAACTGCCCAGCTCTGAGGAAATCAGAGATTGAATACTATGCAATGTTGGCAAAGACCGGAGTCCACCACTACAGCGGCAACAACATCGAATTGGGTGCAGCCTGCGGTAAATACTACAGAGTGTGCACACTGGCTATTATTGATCCAGGTGATTCCGatatcattaggagcatgccagAACAGCAGCCCATTGAGAAGTAA